Proteins from a genomic interval of Kitasatospora herbaricolor:
- a CDS encoding thiamine-phosphate kinase — protein MQGTVGELGEFGLIKELTARLQPTPAVDLGPGDDAAVVRAPDGRVVATTDVLVEGRHFRRDWSTAYDVGRKSAAQNLADIAAMGAVPTAILLGLVAPADLPTTWATELMDGLRDECQVAGAAVVGGDVVRGDTITLAITALGDLQGRAPVVRSGAQAGDVVAVTGWLGWSAAGLTVLQRGFRSPRAFVEAHRRPEPPYHAGPAAAELGATAMIDVSDGLVADLGHVAKASGVDIDLRAADFDIPAQMADIGQAVGVDPLVWVLSGGEDHAIVATFPAAAQLPARWRVIGEVVRVAGPSRGGRVTVDGAPWDRVGGWDHFAE, from the coding sequence ATGCAGGGGACCGTGGGCGAGCTCGGCGAGTTCGGACTCATCAAGGAGCTGACCGCCAGGCTGCAGCCCACCCCGGCGGTCGACCTCGGTCCGGGCGACGACGCCGCCGTGGTCCGGGCGCCCGACGGGCGGGTGGTGGCCACCACCGACGTGCTGGTCGAGGGGCGGCACTTCCGCCGGGACTGGTCCACCGCGTACGACGTGGGCCGCAAGTCGGCCGCGCAGAACCTCGCCGACATCGCCGCGATGGGCGCCGTGCCGACCGCGATACTGCTGGGCCTGGTCGCGCCCGCGGACCTCCCCACCACCTGGGCCACCGAGCTGATGGACGGGCTGCGGGACGAGTGCCAGGTGGCCGGGGCGGCGGTGGTCGGCGGCGACGTGGTGCGCGGTGACACCATCACCCTGGCGATCACGGCGCTCGGGGATCTCCAGGGGCGCGCGCCCGTGGTCCGCTCCGGCGCACAGGCCGGGGACGTGGTCGCGGTGACCGGGTGGCTCGGCTGGTCCGCGGCCGGACTGACCGTCCTTCAGCGCGGGTTCCGCTCCCCGCGGGCCTTCGTCGAGGCCCACCGCCGGCCCGAGCCGCCGTACCACGCCGGCCCGGCCGCGGCCGAGTTGGGCGCCACCGCCATGATCGACGTCAGCGACGGCCTGGTCGCCGACCTCGGCCACGTCGCGAAGGCCAGCGGGGTCGACATCGACCTGCGGGCGGCGGACTTCGACATCCCGGCCCAGATGGCGGACATCGGCCAGGCGGTCGGTGTGGACCCGCTGGTCTGGGTGCTCTCCGGCGGGGAGGACCACGCGATCGTGGCGACCTTCCCCGCCGCCGCCCAACTGCCCGCCCGCTGGCGGGTGATCGGCGAGGTGGTCCGGGTGGCCGGGCCCTCGCGCGGCGGCCGGGTCACGGTGGACGGCGCCCCCTGGGACCGGGTCGGCGGCTGGGACCACTTCGCCGAGTGA
- a CDS encoding 6-phosphofructokinase, producing the protein MRIGVLTSGGDCPGLNAVIRSVVHRGTDVHGDEIIGIEDGFLGLIEGRSRPVSHDDVTGLLTLGGTILGSARVKRERIEWAVENAPTLARNLGIDALIAIGGEGTLTAAKMFSEAGLPVVGVPKTIDNDIDATDVTFGFDTAVHVATEAIDRLKTTAESHQRVMVVELMGRHTGWITLTAGMAGGAHGILIPEKPFDIEAVARMVEDRFERGKKFAIIAVAEGAAPAEGTMRFDHGAVDQYGHQTFGGIGTRLAHELEDLLGKEARPVILGHTQRGGTPTSRDRVLATRFGWHAVEAVHKGAFGHFTALRRNEIELVPIAEAVTRLKTVPVDRWAESEAIL; encoded by the coding sequence ATGCGAATCGGCGTCCTGACCAGCGGCGGCGACTGCCCCGGCCTCAATGCGGTGATCCGGTCCGTGGTGCACCGCGGCACCGACGTCCACGGTGACGAGATCATCGGCATCGAGGACGGGTTCCTCGGCCTCATCGAGGGGCGCAGCCGGCCCGTCTCGCACGACGACGTCACCGGCCTGCTCACCCTCGGCGGCACCATCCTCGGCTCCGCCCGGGTCAAGCGGGAGCGGATCGAGTGGGCCGTCGAGAACGCCCCGACGCTCGCCCGCAACCTGGGCATCGACGCCCTGATCGCGATCGGGGGCGAGGGCACGCTCACCGCCGCCAAGATGTTCAGCGAGGCCGGCCTGCCGGTGGTCGGGGTCCCCAAGACCATCGACAACGACATCGACGCCACCGACGTCACCTTCGGCTTCGACACCGCCGTGCACGTCGCCACCGAGGCCATCGACCGGCTGAAGACCACCGCCGAGTCGCACCAGCGGGTGATGGTGGTGGAGCTGATGGGCAGGCACACCGGCTGGATCACCCTCACCGCGGGCATGGCCGGCGGCGCCCACGGCATCCTGATCCCCGAGAAGCCCTTCGACATCGAGGCCGTCGCCCGGATGGTCGAGGACCGCTTCGAGCGGGGCAAGAAGTTCGCCATCATCGCCGTCGCCGAGGGGGCCGCGCCGGCCGAGGGCACCATGCGCTTCGACCACGGCGCGGTCGACCAGTACGGGCACCAGACCTTCGGCGGCATCGGCACCCGGCTCGCCCACGAGCTGGAGGACCTGCTCGGCAAGGAGGCCCGCCCGGTCATCCTGGGCCACACCCAGCGCGGCGGCACCCCCACCTCGCGGGACCGGGTGCTCGCCACCCGCTTCGGCTGGCACGCCGTCGAGGCCGTCCACAAGGGCGCCTTCGGCCACTTCACCGCGCTGCGCCGCAACGAGATCGAGCTGGTGCCGATCGCCGAGGCCGTCACCCGGCTGAAGACGGTGCCGGTGGACCGCTGGGCCGAGTCCGAAGCCATCCTCTGA
- the thiD gene encoding bifunctional hydroxymethylpyrimidine kinase/phosphomethylpyrimidine kinase: MALPSRGPVAAPPRVLTVAGSDSGGGAGIQADLKAMLALGVHGMSVITAVTAQNSLGVQGYWELPAEAVRAQFRSVVDDIGVQAVKTGMLASIELVETVSELLTGLDAPVVVDPVGVSKHGDALLAAEAVATVRERLLPVATVATPNLHEVAQLTGITVRGQEDMADAARALLDLGPRWVLVKGGHLEGEAADLLYGGPGEEHWYRAERYDNRHTHGTGCTLASAIAAELAKGQEVPGAVAAAKEYVTGAIAAGFALGAGIGPVDHGWRLRGA; encoded by the coding sequence ATGGCTCTCCCGTCGCGCGGCCCCGTCGCCGCCCCTCCGCGTGTGCTCACCGTCGCCGGCTCCGACTCCGGCGGCGGCGCCGGAATCCAGGCCGACCTCAAGGCCATGCTCGCCCTCGGCGTGCACGGCATGAGCGTGATCACCGCCGTCACCGCGCAGAACTCGCTCGGCGTCCAGGGCTACTGGGAGCTGCCCGCCGAGGCCGTCCGGGCCCAGTTCCGCAGCGTCGTCGACGACATCGGCGTCCAGGCGGTCAAGACCGGCATGCTGGCCTCGATCGAGCTGGTCGAGACCGTCTCCGAACTGCTCACCGGGCTGGACGCGCCGGTCGTGGTCGACCCGGTCGGCGTCTCCAAGCACGGGGACGCGCTGCTCGCCGCCGAGGCGGTGGCCACCGTCCGGGAGCGGCTGCTGCCGGTGGCCACCGTGGCCACGCCCAACCTGCACGAGGTGGCGCAGCTCACCGGGATCACCGTGCGGGGCCAGGAGGACATGGCGGACGCCGCCCGGGCGCTGCTGGACCTCGGCCCGCGCTGGGTGCTGGTCAAGGGCGGCCACCTGGAGGGCGAGGCGGCCGACCTGCTGTACGGCGGCCCGGGGGAGGAGCACTGGTACCGGGCCGAGCGCTACGACAACCGGCACACCCACGGCACCGGCTGCACGCTGGCCAGCGCCATCGCCGCCGAGCTGGCCAAGGGGCAGGAGGTGCCCGGGGCGGTGGCCGCGGCCAAGGAGTACGTCACCGGGGCGATCGCGGCCGGCTTCGCGCTCGGTGCGGGCATCGGGCCGGTGGACCACGGCTGGCGGCTGCGCGGGGCCTGA
- the rpmB gene encoding 50S ribosomal protein L28, giving the protein MAANCDVCGKGPGFGNNISHSHRRTRRRWNPNIQTVRAVIGRTPKRLNVCTSCIKAGKVSR; this is encoded by the coding sequence GTGGCTGCCAACTGCGACGTCTGCGGCAAGGGGCCGGGCTTCGGCAACAACATCTCCCACTCGCACCGCCGTACCCGTCGTCGTTGGAACCCCAACATTCAGACGGTGCGCGCTGTGATCGGGCGGACGCCGAAGCGGCTCAACGTCTGCACCTCGTGCATCAAGGCCGGTAAGGTCTCGCGCTGA
- a CDS encoding DAK2 domain-containing protein, whose amino-acid sequence MLHTLDAPAVRTWCRLALRSLGQAREEIDALNVYPVPDGDTGTNLYLTVESAAAAVEDSFAAAGRDGAPDAVPELGDSVRAMARGALLGARGNSGVILAQWLRGTAETLAVAGGGADQLRAALLKAAESAYQAVAEPVEGTLLTVAAAAAREADKVGGSLAQVADTAYRSARQALLRTPQQLAVLADAGVVDAGGRGLVAVLGALADAVAGHHPMGPVALSQPLPPVGAAGDCEGHVRPPGPGHPAFEVIYLLDAPDAELPVLRARLAELGDSLVVGGGDGLWNVHVHVDDAGAAVEAGVRAGRPYQIRITHFAEAAARAGAADSRGERERRARTVLSVVSGEGLAELCEQAGAAVLHADPDRPPASAELAEAVRRAGAREVILLLNDPELRAAAGAAADQLREEGVRIAVLPTRSPVQGLAALAVHEASRRFDEDVVAMTSAAGATRYAELAVAEGESWTMAGVCQAGDVLGLIDGDVAVIGADLAGTGETVLARMLAAGGELVTLVLGEGAPPGLAEQLVAHARRQRPEVDAVVFEGGQEWAPLLIGVE is encoded by the coding sequence GTGCTGCACACGCTCGACGCCCCGGCCGTGCGGACCTGGTGCCGGCTGGCCCTGCGCTCGCTCGGCCAGGCCCGCGAGGAGATCGACGCACTCAACGTCTACCCCGTACCGGACGGCGACACCGGCACCAACCTCTACCTGACCGTCGAATCGGCCGCCGCCGCGGTCGAGGACAGCTTCGCCGCCGCCGGCCGGGACGGCGCCCCCGACGCCGTCCCGGAGCTCGGCGACAGCGTGCGGGCGATGGCCAGGGGCGCCCTGCTGGGGGCCCGCGGCAACTCCGGCGTGATCCTCGCCCAGTGGCTGCGCGGCACGGCCGAGACCCTCGCGGTCGCCGGCGGCGGCGCCGACCAGCTGCGCGCGGCCCTGCTGAAAGCCGCCGAATCCGCCTACCAGGCGGTCGCCGAACCGGTGGAGGGGACGCTGCTCACCGTGGCCGCCGCGGCCGCGCGGGAGGCCGACAAGGTCGGCGGCAGCCTCGCCCAGGTCGCCGACACCGCCTACCGGTCCGCCCGGCAGGCCCTGCTTCGCACCCCGCAGCAGCTCGCCGTGCTCGCCGACGCCGGGGTGGTCGACGCCGGCGGCCGCGGCCTGGTCGCCGTCCTCGGCGCGCTCGCCGACGCCGTCGCCGGCCACCACCCGATGGGCCCGGTGGCGCTCAGCCAACCGCTGCCGCCGGTCGGAGCCGCGGGCGACTGCGAGGGCCATGTCCGCCCGCCCGGCCCCGGCCACCCCGCGTTCGAGGTGATCTACCTGCTCGACGCCCCCGACGCCGAGCTGCCGGTGCTGCGCGCCCGGCTCGCCGAACTCGGCGACTCCCTGGTGGTCGGCGGCGGCGACGGCCTGTGGAACGTCCACGTGCACGTGGACGACGCCGGCGCCGCCGTGGAGGCCGGCGTCCGGGCCGGCCGGCCGTACCAGATCCGGATCACGCACTTCGCCGAGGCCGCCGCCCGGGCCGGCGCCGCCGACTCCCGCGGCGAGCGGGAGCGGCGCGCCCGGACGGTGCTCAGCGTGGTCAGCGGGGAGGGCCTGGCCGAGCTCTGCGAACAGGCCGGCGCCGCCGTCCTGCACGCCGACCCGGACCGGCCGCCGGCCAGCGCCGAACTCGCCGAGGCGGTCCGCCGGGCCGGCGCCCGCGAGGTGATCCTGCTGCTCAACGACCCGGAGCTGCGGGCCGCCGCCGGCGCCGCCGCCGACCAGCTGCGCGAGGAGGGCGTGCGGATCGCCGTCCTGCCGACCCGCTCCCCGGTGCAGGGCCTGGCCGCCCTGGCGGTGCACGAGGCCTCCCGGCGCTTCGACGAGGACGTGGTGGCCATGACCTCGGCGGCCGGCGCCACCCGGTACGCCGAACTCGCCGTCGCCGAGGGGGAGTCCTGGACGATGGCCGGGGTCTGCCAGGCCGGCGACGTGCTCGGCCTGATCGACGGGGACGTCGCCGTGATCGGCGCCGACCTGGCCGGCACCGGGGAGACCGTGCTCGCCCGGATGCTCGCGGCCGGCGGCGAACTGGTCACCCTGGTGCTCGGCGAGGGCGCGCCCCCGGGCCTCGCCGAGCAGTTGGTGGCGCACGCCCGCCGCCAGCGTCCGGAGGTCGACGCGGTGGTCTTCGAGGGGGGCCAGGAGTGGGCGCCGCTGCTGATCGGGGTGGAGTGA